The following are encoded in a window of Brevibacillus ruminantium genomic DNA:
- a CDS encoding M23 family metallopeptidase, translated as MMYARLYVTGGFIPIEVIEPSESGFARPVSGEVTSPFCIRIDLVTGKPGASHEGIDFACEAGQRVDPALYIGL; from the coding sequence ATGATGTATGCGAGGCTCTATGTCACGGGAGGGTTTATTCCGATTGAAGTCATTGAACCTTCTGAAAGCGGCTTTGCACGTCCCGTTTCCGGAGAGGTTACATCCCCTTTCTGTATCCGGATCGATCTGGTGACCGGCAAGCCGGGTGCATCTCATGAGGGCATCGATTTCGCTTGCGAGGCCGGGCAGCGCGTCGATCCGGCTCTATATATCGGCTTGTAA